In Halobaculum sp. XH14, a single genomic region encodes these proteins:
- the metG gene encoding methionine--tRNA ligase, with protein sequence MSHEEFPTDTPAVVTCGLPYANGDLHIGHLRTYVGGDVYSRALESLGQRTTFVSGSDMHGTPVAVNAEKAGTDPESFALDWHEQYEETFPRFDVEFDNYGHTHDATNTDLTREFVRTLEENGHVYEKEIKVAYDPEADQSLPDRYVEGTCPYCGAKARGDECDEGCGRHLEPGEVENPRSTVTGNPAEYRDQTHKFFRVSAFKEYLSGFLDRLEGTSNARNQPREWVEGELRDWCITRDMDWGIDYPEIEGEEPTDLVLYVWVDAPIEYVSSTKQYSERVGADEYDWVEAWQEDGEIVHVIGRDIIQHHTVFWPAMLHGVDYDEPRAVMASGFMTLDGDGFSTSRNRAVWAREYLEEGFHPDLLRYYLATNGGFQQDVDFSWEKFRDRVNNELVGTVGNFLYRSLLFAHRNFDGTPDADVSPEVESRIEEAVDEFAAGVNDYSVRAVGNATVELARFGNEYIQREEPWNLVGEDEEAAAQVIRDCVQLARAVAVLFEPVAPGKSQELWEKLGEDGSVHEVPADAALEAPPREFGHPEELYEKIEDDRVEELNEKLERRVAEAAGDDDDAESDGDDDAGTETDEVTASGEADVSEFEPIESDRISFEEFQELDLRVGEIVSAEPIPDADKLVALAVDIGVETRNIVAGLKQLHDVEALAGTPVVVVANLEKAELFGHESNGMVLAAGEDADLLTTHEDSEPGTRVR encoded by the coding sequence ATGAGCCACGAGGAGTTCCCGACGGACACGCCGGCGGTGGTTACCTGCGGGTTGCCGTACGCGAACGGCGACCTGCACATCGGCCACCTCCGCACGTACGTGGGCGGCGACGTCTACTCGCGCGCCCTCGAATCGCTCGGCCAGCGAACCACGTTCGTCTCGGGGTCCGACATGCACGGCACGCCCGTCGCGGTCAACGCCGAGAAGGCGGGCACGGATCCCGAGTCGTTCGCCCTGGACTGGCACGAGCAGTACGAGGAAACGTTCCCCCGCTTCGACGTCGAGTTCGACAACTACGGGCACACCCACGACGCGACGAACACCGACCTCACGCGCGAGTTCGTGCGGACCCTCGAGGAGAACGGCCACGTCTACGAGAAGGAGATCAAGGTCGCCTACGACCCGGAGGCCGACCAGTCGCTTCCGGACCGCTACGTCGAGGGAACGTGCCCGTACTGCGGGGCGAAGGCGCGAGGCGACGAGTGCGACGAGGGCTGCGGCCGGCACCTCGAACCCGGCGAGGTCGAGAACCCACGTTCGACGGTCACCGGCAACCCCGCGGAGTACCGCGACCAGACCCACAAGTTCTTCCGCGTCTCGGCGTTCAAGGAGTACCTCTCGGGCTTTCTTGACCGGCTCGAAGGGACCTCGAACGCGCGAAATCAGCCCCGCGAGTGGGTCGAGGGCGAGCTCCGGGACTGGTGTATCACCCGTGACATGGACTGGGGCATCGACTACCCCGAGATCGAGGGCGAGGAGCCGACCGATCTGGTTCTCTACGTCTGGGTCGACGCGCCCATCGAGTACGTCTCCTCGACGAAGCAGTACTCCGAGCGCGTCGGCGCCGACGAGTACGACTGGGTCGAGGCCTGGCAGGAGGACGGCGAGATCGTCCACGTCATCGGGCGGGACATCATCCAGCACCACACCGTGTTCTGGCCCGCGATGTTGCACGGCGTCGACTACGACGAGCCGCGCGCCGTGATGGCCTCCGGGTTCATGACGCTCGACGGCGACGGGTTCTCCACGTCCCGGAACCGCGCGGTCTGGGCCCGCGAGTACCTCGAGGAGGGGTTCCACCCGGACCTGCTGCGCTACTACCTCGCCACGAACGGCGGGTTCCAGCAGGACGTCGACTTCTCGTGGGAGAAGTTCCGCGACCGCGTGAACAACGAACTCGTCGGGACGGTGGGTAACTTCCTCTACCGCTCGCTGCTGTTTGCACACCGCAACTTCGACGGGACGCCCGACGCCGACGTGTCGCCCGAGGTCGAATCCCGCATCGAGGAAGCCGTCGACGAGTTCGCGGCCGGCGTCAACGACTACTCCGTGCGCGCGGTCGGCAACGCGACCGTCGAGCTCGCTCGCTTCGGCAACGAGTACATCCAGCGCGAGGAGCCCTGGAACCTCGTCGGTGAGGACGAGGAGGCCGCCGCCCAAGTGATCCGCGACTGCGTGCAGCTCGCCAGGGCGGTGGCGGTGCTGTTCGAGCCTGTCGCTCCCGGGAAGAGCCAGGAACTGTGGGAAAAGCTCGGCGAGGACGGCAGCGTTCACGAGGTTCCCGCGGACGCGGCCCTCGAGGCTCCGCCACGCGAGTTCGGCCACCCGGAGGAGCTGTACGAGAAGATCGAGGACGACCGCGTCGAGGAGCTGAACGAGAAGCTGGAGCGACGGGTCGCCGAAGCGGCGGGCGACGACGATGACGCCGAAAGCGACGGGGACGACGACGCCGGAACCGAAACCGATGAGGTGACCGCGTCCGGCGAAGCTGACGTGAGCGAGTTCGAACCGATCGAGTCCGACCGGATCAGCTTCGAGGAGTTCCAGGAGCTCGACCTCCGTGTCGGCGAGATCGTGAGCGCGGAGCCGATCCCCGACGCCGACAAGCTGGTCGCCCTTGCGGTCGACATCGGCGTCGAGACGCGGAACATCGTCGCGGGCCTCAAGCAACTCCACGACGTCGAGGCGCTGGCGGGGACGCCGGTCGTCGTCGTCGCCAACCTGGAGAAGGCGGAGCTGTTCGGCCACGAGTCGAACGGCATGGTGCTCGCGGCGGGCGAGGACGCCGACCTCCTCACCACCCACGAGGACAGCGAACCGGGTACCCGCGTCCGATAG
- a CDS encoding HVO_0758 family zinc finger protein gives MKSTRKGLRDGDLEKDNYERLLCADCGESLKTENSPDEVFSVRICAECGREWKELR, from the coding sequence ATGAAGTCGACTCGCAAGGGGCTCCGGGATGGCGACCTCGAGAAGGACAACTACGAGCGGCTGCTGTGTGCCGACTGCGGGGAGTCCCTCAAGACGGAGAACTCCCCGGACGAGGTGTTCTCCGTTCGGATCTGCGCCGAGTGTGGCCGCGAGTGGAAGGAGCTCCGGTAA
- a CDS encoding MFS transporter, producing MSRGRLFGTLCGAVFLVNMARVVFAPLLSEFIAVFDLTAGTAGLLATMAWVGSAALRVPTGWLLTRWPRHYVVLGAGALLTVAASFIAAANSLAMLMVGAVGMGLASGAYFVAANPLVSELFPNRVGRLLGIHGTASQLAAVAAAPLVTVVLATNWRLFGADRWRVVFVGMALAAATVTVVLFFSARSATLPDAGAADRDLLGAARAEWRTILTGVAILGGVGLLWQGVFNFYELYMGTKSVPPVLERNLLTVIFAAGVPAFLVSGRLADRFPHVPYLLSIVAGFVLALFGLIVSEGIVQVLLASAVLGYVVHSLFPAMDTYMLDTLPDETRGSAYAVYSGTMMFVQAGGSWVVGELRDLGFAFDAVFSAGGVGVGLLLAVLVLLSRTGKLPE from the coding sequence GTGTCAAGGGGGCGACTGTTCGGAACGCTCTGTGGCGCGGTCTTCCTCGTCAACATGGCGAGGGTCGTGTTCGCGCCGCTCCTCTCGGAGTTCATCGCCGTGTTCGACCTCACCGCGGGAACGGCGGGGCTGCTCGCGACGATGGCGTGGGTCGGGAGCGCCGCGCTTCGGGTGCCAACCGGCTGGCTGCTGACGCGCTGGCCGCGCCACTACGTCGTCCTCGGCGCGGGCGCGCTGTTGACCGTCGCCGCCTCGTTCATCGCCGCGGCGAACTCGCTGGCGATGCTGATGGTCGGTGCCGTCGGCATGGGACTGGCCTCGGGCGCGTACTTCGTCGCCGCCAACCCGCTCGTTTCGGAACTGTTTCCCAACCGCGTCGGGCGACTGCTCGGGATCCACGGGACGGCGAGCCAGCTCGCCGCGGTCGCCGCCGCGCCGCTGGTCACGGTCGTGCTGGCGACGAACTGGCGGCTGTTCGGGGCCGACCGGTGGCGCGTCGTGTTCGTCGGGATGGCGCTGGCGGCGGCGACGGTGACGGTCGTCCTCTTTTTCAGCGCCCGGTCCGCGACGCTCCCGGACGCCGGTGCCGCGGATCGGGACCTGCTGGGGGCCGCACGGGCCGAGTGGCGGACGATCCTCACGGGCGTCGCCATCCTCGGCGGGGTCGGATTGCTCTGGCAGGGGGTGTTCAACTTCTACGAGCTGTACATGGGGACGAAGTCGGTGCCGCCGGTGCTCGAACGCAACCTGCTGACGGTCATCTTCGCCGCGGGCGTCCCGGCGTTTCTCGTCTCGGGACGGCTCGCCGACCGGTTCCCGCACGTCCCGTACCTGTTGAGCATCGTCGCCGGCTTCGTCCTCGCGCTGTTCGGACTCATCGTCTCGGAGGGGATCGTGCAGGTGCTCCTCGCGTCCGCGGTGCTCGGCTACGTCGTCCACTCGCTGTTCCCGGCGATGGACACGTACATGCTCGACACGCTCCCCGACGAGACGCGCGGCTCCGCGTACGCGGTGTACAGCGGGACGATGATGTTCGTACAGGCCGGCGGCTCCTGGGTGGTCGGGGAACTGCGGGACCTGGGGTTCGCGTTCGACGCCGTGTTCTCGGCCGGCGGGGTCGGGGTCGGACTCCTGCTCGCCGTCCTCGTCCTGCTCAGCCGGACCGGGAAACTGCCGGAGTAA